The Papio anubis isolate 15944 chromosome 5, Panubis1.0, whole genome shotgun sequence genome has a segment encoding these proteins:
- the ANKRD34B gene encoding ankyrin repeat domain-containing protein 34B produces the protein MDEGMEISSEGNSLIKAVHQSRLRLTRLLLEGGAYINESNDRGETPLMIACKTKHVDHQSVSKAKMVKYLLENNADPNIQDKSGKTALMHACLEKAGPEVVSLLLKSGADLSLQDHSSYSALVYAINSEDTETLKVLLSACKAKGKEVIIITTAKSPCGKHTTKQYLNMPPVDIDGCHSPATCTTPSEIDIKTASSPLSHSSETELTLFGFKDLELTGSNDDTWDPGSPVRKPALAPKGPKLPQAPPWIKSPPSLMHQNRVASLQEELQDITPEEELSYKTNGLALSKRFITRHQSIDVKDTAHLLRAFDQASSRKMSYDEINYQSCLSEGNQQCIEVPADQDPDSNQTIFTSTLRSIVQKRNLGANHYSSDSQLSAGLTPPNLEDGKALVGKKKILSPSPSQLSESKELLENMPPGPLSRRNHAILERRGSGAFPLDHSVTQTRQGFLPPLNVNSHPPISDINVNNKICSLLSCGQKVLMPTVPIFPKEFKSKKMLLRRQSLQTEQIKQLVNF, from the coding sequence ATGGATGAAGGTATGGAAATTTCAAGTGAAGGAAATTCCTTGATCAAAGCAGTCCATCAGAGCCGGCTTCGCCTCACAAGACTTTTGCTAGAAGGCGGTGCCTACATTAATGAGAGCAACGACCGTGGGGAAACCCCTTTAATGATCGCTTGTAAGACCAAACATGTGGATCACCAGAGTGTCAGTaaagccaaaatggtgaaatacCTGTTAGAGAACAATGCTGATCCCAACATACAGGACAAATCTGGGAAAACGGCTTTGATGCATGCTTGCTTAGAAAAAGCTGGCCCTGAAGttgtttccttgctcctcaagagTGGGGCTGACCTCAGCTTGCAAGACCATTCTAGTTACTCAGCTCTTGTTTATGCTATAAATTCAGAAGATACAGAGACCCTGAAAGTTCTTCTTAGTGCTTGCAAGGCAAAAGGGAAAGAGGTCATCATCATCACAACAGCAAAGTCGCCCTGTGGGAAGCATACTACTAAACAGTACTTAAATATGCCTCCTGTGGATATAGATGGGTGTCATTCCCCAGCCACCTGCACCACTCCTTCAGAAATAGACATCAAAACTGCCTCATCACCACTTTCACATTCTTCTGAAACAGAACTGACACTTTTTGGTTTTAAAGATCTTGAGCTCACTGGAAGCAATGATGATACCTGGGACCCAGGTTCCCCTGTGAGGAAACCTGCTCTGGCCCCTAAGGGGCCCAAGCTCCCCCAGGCTCCACCCTGGATCAAGAGTCCCCCATCATTAATGCACCAGAACAGAGTGGCTTCATTGCAAGAGGAGCTCCAGGATATTACACCAGAGGAAGAATTATCCTATAAAACCAATGGGCTGGCACTTTCCAAGCGGTTCATCACTAGGCACCAAAGCATTGATGTAAAAGACACTGCACATTTGCTAAGAGCCTTTGATCAGGCCAGCTCAAGGAAGATGTCatatgatgaaataaattatCAGTCTTGTCTTTCAGAAGGAAATCAGCAATGCATTGAAGTCCCTGCTGACCAGGACCCAGATTCTAACCAGACAATATTTACTTCCACCTTAAGAAGTATAGTTCAAAAAAGAAACTTGGGGGCAAATCACTACAGCTCTGATTCCCAGCTCTCAGCTGGCCTTACCCCTCCAAATTTAGAAGATGGCAAAGCACttgtaggaaagaaaaagatccTCTCACCATCTCCTTCCCAATTGTCAGAGTCCAAAGAATTGTTAGAGAATATGCCCCCAGGTCCCCTGAGCAGGAGAAATCATGCAATTTTAGAAAGGCGAGGTTCAGGAGCTTTCCCTTTAGATCACAGTGTTACCCAAACCAGACAAGGATTTCTCCcacctttaaatgtaaattctCACCCTCCCATCTCAGATATCAATGTCAACAACAAGATTTGCAGCCTTCTTTCTTGTGGCCAAAAAGTGCTTATGCCAACAGTTCCGATTTTCCCTAAAGAAttcaaaagtaagaaaatgttGTTAAGGAGACAATCATTGCAAACTGAACAAATTAAGCAATTAGTAAACTTTTAG